One segment of Candidatus Melainabacteria bacterium DNA contains the following:
- a CDS encoding L,D-transpeptidase — MKYTSLVAAILSCTIGSSLQLGAIPASAATPPAAKKSPEAHTPAKTNMQYPFINGHYVLTGVMKTNGYRSNAPTVVVVDKGSHFTHILQLQHLGRKDEIVRVMTVSNAVGNEDKPTPPGRYLVAMKKKYPVWIPTKEIDPKQKPVPPYNQTHKNPLGVAAIYLNKYELALHGTNDPKAIRKSVSHGCIRHSNADISRIFGMIKPNTPVYIVRQFRGTVLRRSDFIKAAPKDDTAAKNDATTKKSEAAEPLQPATPPIKQKRVIVEEIA, encoded by the coding sequence ATGAAATACACTTCTCTGGTGGCAGCGATTCTTAGCTGCACAATTGGCTCCAGTCTGCAGTTGGGAGCTATTCCAGCCAGCGCGGCCACCCCACCTGCGGCAAAGAAGTCGCCTGAAGCCCACACTCCGGCAAAAACCAATATGCAATATCCATTCATCAATGGTCACTACGTGCTGACTGGTGTGATGAAAACCAACGGATATCGTTCAAACGCGCCAACAGTAGTCGTCGTCGACAAAGGCAGTCACTTCACCCACATTCTTCAATTGCAACATCTGGGACGTAAAGACGAGATTGTGCGTGTGATGACAGTATCAAACGCCGTAGGTAACGAAGACAAACCAACTCCACCCGGTCGGTACCTCGTAGCAATGAAGAAAAAATACCCGGTGTGGATTCCAACAAAAGAAATAGATCCCAAACAAAAACCAGTGCCTCCATACAATCAAACCCACAAGAATCCGCTGGGAGTAGCAGCTATCTACCTGAACAAATACGAGCTGGCTTTACACGGCACAAACGACCCGAAAGCGATCCGAAAAAGTGTCAGCCATGGATGTATCCGCCATTCAAATGCAGACATTTCGCGGATCTTCGGAATGATCAAACCAAATACGCCAGTCTATATTGTTCGTCAATTCAGGGGCACAGTCTTGCGCAGAAGCGATTTCATAAAAGCTGCACCAAAAGACGATACTGCAGCGAAAAACGATGCGACCACAAAGAAATCAGAGGCAGCTGAACCGCTCCAACCAGCTACGCCTCCCATCAAACAGAAGCGAGTGATAGTGGAAGAAATCGCCTGA
- the galT gene encoding galactose-1-phosphate uridylyltransferase — translation MSEMRWNPVMGEWVVTATHRQDRTFLPPAGYCPLCPTAEGGFPTEVPEPSYEFVVFENKFPSLKREPAAPEIEGSELYPVKPSLGICEVVLYSSDHTGTLADLSIKKMEELVRVWRDRYEELGAREEIEYVFIFENKGEAIGVTIHHPHGQIYAFSYLPPRIERELKNEAAHHAKTGRCLHCDIVQGEIDERKRIVAESKHFVAFIPFYARYPYEVHLYTKEHRGCMSDFSAAEERDLAYILKELLHKYDGLWGFSMPYMMVMHQKPTDGKSYPGCHFHIEFYPPLRTPEKLKYLAGCESGAGTFVNDTLPEVKAEELRAVKIPVSQSSQEGR, via the coding sequence ATGTCTGAAATGCGATGGAACCCTGTCATGGGCGAGTGGGTAGTGACAGCCACTCACAGACAAGACAGAACATTTCTGCCACCAGCCGGCTATTGCCCTTTGTGCCCTACAGCTGAGGGCGGCTTCCCAACTGAAGTGCCCGAGCCGAGCTATGAATTCGTCGTTTTCGAAAATAAATTTCCCAGTCTGAAAAGAGAACCTGCAGCACCTGAGATTGAGGGCAGCGAACTGTATCCGGTCAAACCGTCTCTCGGCATCTGTGAAGTAGTCCTTTATTCATCGGATCACACAGGCACCCTCGCCGATCTTTCCATCAAAAAAATGGAAGAACTGGTGCGCGTCTGGCGCGATCGCTATGAAGAACTCGGAGCACGCGAGGAGATCGAATATGTCTTCATCTTCGAGAACAAAGGTGAGGCGATTGGTGTGACAATACACCACCCGCACGGTCAGATTTATGCATTTTCGTACCTGCCACCACGCATAGAACGCGAATTGAAAAATGAAGCAGCACATCATGCGAAAACTGGTCGCTGCCTTCACTGCGACATTGTGCAGGGCGAGATCGACGAGCGCAAACGCATAGTGGCGGAGTCAAAGCATTTTGTAGCGTTCATTCCATTTTACGCACGGTACCCTTATGAAGTACACCTGTACACGAAAGAGCATCGCGGTTGCATGTCAGATTTCAGCGCGGCTGAAGAACGTGACCTGGCTTACATTTTAAAAGAACTATTGCATAAATACGACGGATTGTGGGGCTTTTCCATGCCCTACATGATGGTTATGCATCAAAAACCGACTGATGGAAAGTCTTACCCCGGCTGCCACTTCCACATTGAATTCTATCCGCCGCTGAGAACGCCTGAGAAGTTGAAGTACCTGGCGGGATGCGAATCGGGAGCAGGTACTTTTGTTAACGATACATTGCCCGAGGTGAAGGCGGAAGAGTTACGCGCTGTAAAAATCCCTGTCAGCCAATCCAGCCAGGAGGGAAGATGA
- the galE gene encoding UDP-glucose 4-epimerase GalE produces the protein MKVLVVGGAGYIGSVTVEQLVENGHQAVVLDNLRCGHVESVRDKAKFIEGDMGDADALHAIFHTESIDAVMHFGALSLVGQSVEQPADYFRNNVTRGLVLLDVMLSHGVKKFVFSSTAAVYGEPHTSPITEDFPLNPTSPYGDSKLAYEKVLKWYANAYGLMYAALRYFNVAGATETAGEEHDPETHLIPLVLQVARGDRPYITIFGDDYQTPDGTGIRDYIHVKDLANAHLLAVEALKTPGQSSIYNLGSGSGFSVKEIIEVASKVTGKQIATKIGPRRAGDPSILVASSKKIQEELGWSPKYGALETIIGDAWNWHRNNPKGYQREQAHV, from the coding sequence ATGAAAGTGCTGGTAGTTGGCGGGGCCGGCTACATCGGCTCAGTAACCGTTGAGCAGTTGGTAGAAAACGGCCATCAAGCAGTCGTGCTTGACAATCTCCGCTGCGGGCATGTCGAATCGGTTCGAGACAAAGCAAAATTTATCGAGGGCGACATGGGCGATGCCGATGCGCTGCATGCAATTTTTCATACAGAAAGCATCGACGCTGTCATGCACTTCGGCGCGCTCAGCCTGGTTGGTCAATCCGTCGAACAGCCGGCCGATTACTTTCGCAACAACGTCACCAGAGGATTGGTACTTCTCGACGTTATGCTCAGCCATGGTGTGAAAAAATTTGTCTTCTCATCAACGGCAGCAGTTTACGGTGAACCTCATACTTCGCCAATCACCGAAGACTTTCCCCTGAACCCGACCAGTCCTTATGGTGACAGTAAACTTGCATACGAAAAAGTTCTGAAGTGGTACGCAAATGCATACGGATTGATGTATGCAGCGCTCCGATACTTCAACGTTGCAGGCGCCACTGAGACTGCCGGCGAGGAGCATGATCCTGAAACACACTTGATTCCGCTCGTGCTTCAGGTAGCAAGAGGCGACCGACCCTATATCACCATATTTGGTGATGACTACCAGACACCTGATGGTACAGGCATCAGAGACTATATTCACGTCAAAGACCTTGCCAACGCGCACCTGCTGGCAGTGGAAGCGCTAAAAACTCCAGGTCAGAGCAGCATTTACAATCTCGGCAGCGGGTCTGGATTCTCCGTCAAAGAGATCATTGAAGTAGCGTCGAAAGTGACCGGCAAGCAAATTGCCACAAAGATTGGACCGCGCAGAGCCGGCGACCCATCCATACTGGTCGCCTCAAGCAAAAAGATTCAGGAAGAATTGGGCTGGAGCCCCAAATATGGTGCACTGGAAACAATCATAGGCGATGCCTGGAACTGGCACCGGAACAACCCGAAAGGCTATCAAAGAGAGCAAGCACATGTCTGA
- a CDS encoding M23 family metallopeptidase: MKAVNPDGEPPLTASQAAKAIVELRQKKLALPIKNFDISRVKGSFYETHGGVMHGAADMLAPRNTPVHAVENGTIAKLFNSKRGGLTIYQADPSGKYIYYYAHLERYADSLHDGDQVKQGQVIGYVGTSGNAPPNTPHLHFSVGLGDALKKWWVSSSVDPYEIFK; encoded by the coding sequence ATGAAAGCAGTCAATCCCGACGGCGAACCACCGCTAACGGCGTCGCAAGCAGCTAAAGCAATCGTGGAGTTGCGTCAGAAAAAACTCGCGCTGCCCATCAAAAATTTCGACATATCCAGGGTCAAGGGATCTTTCTATGAGACTCACGGAGGCGTCATGCATGGTGCGGCAGACATGTTAGCTCCTCGCAACACCCCTGTGCATGCGGTAGAAAACGGCACGATAGCGAAACTCTTCAATAGCAAGCGAGGTGGACTGACAATCTATCAGGCTGACCCGAGCGGCAAATACATCTACTATTATGCACACCTGGAGAGATATGCCGACAGTCTCCACGATGGAGACCAGGTCAAACAAGGTCAGGTGATTGGGTACGTCGGTACGTCCGGCAACGCTCCTCCAAACACGCCTCATCTTCACTTCTCCGTTGGGCTCGGAGACGCCTTGAAAAAATGGTGGGTAAGCTCCTCGGTGGACCCGTACGAGATATTTAAATAG
- the galK gene encoding galactokinase, whose protein sequence is MKQDGTPSSREHRHHARVAAVEDAFLQQFQARPEFVVRAPGRVNLIGEHTDYNEGFVFPTAIDREMIVAATPNGTDEIVAYSVDYDQTDRFRLGDIQKSDKYSWSDYLRGVLSILQKRNYILRGFNAVLAGNVPQGAGLSSSAAYEVAIVTLCNHMDKLAISGKDTALIAQQAENEFVGMQCGIMDQFISALGQEETALMIDCRSLDYRAIPLNLAEQGCSIVITNSGVRRGLVDSEYNARRAECSEGVDLLSRLTGRKLNSLRDIELDEFERHASKLPGKVAQRCRHVISENKRVLDAVASLEMSDLEIFGKLMNESHASLRDDFQVSCGELDELVSLSQKHPGVLGARMTGAGFGGCSVAIMSNEAVESFQKTVIPQYEKRTGKRAEIYVCASTAGAQLLSGVTA, encoded by the coding sequence ATGAAACAAGATGGAACTCCCTCTTCGCGCGAGCATCGACACCACGCTCGAGTAGCAGCTGTTGAAGATGCTTTTTTGCAGCAGTTTCAAGCCAGACCGGAGTTCGTGGTGCGGGCGCCGGGTCGGGTCAACTTGATCGGCGAACACACCGACTACAACGAAGGATTTGTTTTCCCGACAGCAATCGACCGTGAAATGATCGTTGCAGCAACGCCAAACGGCACAGACGAGATCGTGGCTTATTCAGTGGATTACGATCAGACTGACAGATTTCGTCTGGGTGATATTCAGAAGAGTGACAAGTATTCCTGGTCGGATTATCTGCGTGGAGTGCTGAGTATTCTGCAAAAACGCAATTACATTCTCCGCGGATTCAATGCCGTGCTCGCAGGCAACGTGCCGCAGGGAGCCGGTCTCAGCTCGTCGGCGGCTTATGAGGTGGCCATCGTTACCCTCTGCAATCACATGGATAAGTTGGCTATCAGCGGCAAGGATACGGCTCTAATTGCCCAACAAGCCGAAAATGAATTTGTTGGTATGCAGTGCGGAATCATGGACCAATTCATTTCAGCACTCGGACAAGAGGAGACGGCACTGATGATCGACTGCCGTAGTCTGGACTACCGAGCCATCCCATTGAACCTGGCAGAACAAGGCTGCTCGATTGTAATCACGAATTCCGGTGTGCGCCGGGGGCTTGTGGACAGTGAGTACAATGCCAGACGAGCCGAGTGTTCAGAGGGAGTCGATTTACTCTCCAGGCTGACAGGAAGAAAGCTAAACAGCCTGCGGGATATCGAACTTGACGAATTCGAGAGACACGCGAGCAAACTGCCGGGCAAAGTGGCGCAGCGTTGCCGGCATGTAATCTCGGAAAACAAAAGAGTTCTCGACGCCGTCGCTTCACTAGAAATGTCAGATCTGGAAATCTTCGGCAAACTGATGAATGAATCACATGCTTCACTGCGAGACGATTTTCAGGTCAGCTGCGGGGAGTTGGATGAACTGGTTTCGCTTTCACAGAAACACCCTGGAGTACTGGGCGCTCGTATGACCGGAGCCGGTTTTGGCGGTTGCAGCGTAGCGATTATGTCGAACGAGGCAGTCGAAAGCTTTCAAAAGACTGTAATTCCGCAATATGAAAAGCGAACGGGAAAGAGGGCAGAAATCTATGTCTGCGCCTCAACCGCCGGAGCACAGCTTTTAAGCGGCGTAACAGCTTGA
- a CDS encoding glycoside hydrolase family 15 protein, which translates to MPRDLPVGNGKVLINFDKDYRIRDIYYPHVGQENQTIGHVSQFGVWADGKFAWIGQGWDIKRFYVKESLVTDVMLHHADLQLDIRMHDTVDYLYDVFMREIHVTDTSGKDREVRFFFHHDFHISENEVGDTAFFDPKTESVIQYKKNRWFLINVSNSHLVGVSQWSIGNKEVNGCEGTYKDAEDGVLAGNPIAQGSVDSTVGVTVHVPAKGKEVAHMWMCFGKTYEEVEALDAKVRRKGPDYFVPRNQNYWRLWVNPEHIDFMNLSPKVVDLFKRSLLTIRTQIDEGGAIIAANDHDIAQFARDTYSYMWPRDGALVAHAMSKAGYRDVAHNFFQFCADVIKEDGYLMHKYNPDKSLASSWHPWIRDGKPELPIQEDETALVIWSLWSHFRRFRHVEIMKPFYDKLVVHGAEFLVKYRDEVTKLPQPSYDLWEERYGVHLFTVASVIGGLNAAAHFAQALGELEQHRRWTEAAEEVQAAMVQHMWSEEDKRFCRMATRTADGYKLDMTIDAAMYGIFAFGALPPHDPKVKATMDAIRDRLWIKSDVGGCARYENDYYHQVSQDVANVPGNPWFICTMWLAQYDIAAAKSQEGLREAVKMLEWVADHALPSGVLAEQVHPYTNDPLSVSPLTWSHATFVMCVLEYIEKRRVLMQENIFAHTIAPM; encoded by the coding sequence ATGCCACGAGATCTTCCAGTTGGTAACGGCAAGGTTCTTATCAACTTTGACAAAGACTATAGAATCCGCGACATCTACTATCCACACGTGGGACAAGAGAATCAAACGATCGGGCACGTCTCGCAGTTTGGTGTCTGGGCCGATGGCAAATTCGCCTGGATCGGTCAAGGGTGGGACATCAAGCGTTTCTATGTAAAGGAAAGCCTGGTCACTGATGTGATGCTGCATCATGCAGACCTGCAGCTTGACATACGCATGCACGACACTGTCGATTACCTGTACGACGTCTTTATGCGCGAGATTCACGTCACAGATACGAGTGGAAAGGACCGGGAAGTGCGGTTCTTCTTCCATCATGACTTCCATATTTCTGAAAATGAAGTTGGCGACACTGCCTTTTTTGACCCGAAGACCGAGTCAGTGATTCAGTACAAGAAGAATCGATGGTTCTTGATTAACGTTTCCAATTCCCATTTGGTGGGTGTTTCGCAGTGGTCTATTGGCAACAAAGAGGTCAATGGTTGTGAGGGCACCTACAAAGATGCCGAAGATGGTGTGCTCGCGGGCAATCCCATCGCGCAGGGCTCTGTCGACTCTACTGTTGGAGTGACTGTGCATGTTCCTGCAAAGGGCAAAGAAGTTGCTCACATGTGGATGTGCTTCGGTAAGACTTACGAAGAAGTTGAGGCACTCGATGCGAAAGTGCGTCGCAAAGGTCCAGACTATTTTGTGCCGCGGAACCAGAACTACTGGCGTCTCTGGGTCAACCCTGAACACATTGACTTCATGAACCTGTCGCCGAAAGTCGTTGATTTGTTCAAGCGCAGTTTGTTGACGATTCGTACACAGATCGATGAAGGTGGTGCCATCATCGCCGCTAACGATCATGACATTGCTCAGTTCGCCCGTGATACGTATTCATACATGTGGCCACGCGACGGCGCGCTTGTCGCGCACGCTATGTCGAAGGCCGGTTATCGAGATGTTGCGCATAACTTCTTCCAGTTCTGTGCTGATGTAATCAAGGAAGACGGCTACTTGATGCACAAATATAATCCCGATAAATCACTGGCATCGAGCTGGCACCCGTGGATTCGTGATGGCAAGCCCGAGTTGCCGATTCAAGAAGATGAAACTGCGCTGGTCATATGGTCGCTCTGGTCTCACTTCAGGAGGTTCCGTCACGTTGAGATCATGAAGCCATTTTATGACAAGCTGGTTGTACATGGCGCAGAGTTTCTAGTTAAGTACAGAGACGAAGTGACAAAATTGCCGCAGCCTTCCTACGATCTCTGGGAAGAGCGTTACGGTGTTCACCTCTTCACTGTCGCCAGCGTGATTGGTGGCTTGAACGCCGCTGCGCACTTTGCTCAGGCTCTGGGTGAACTGGAACAGCACAGACGTTGGACCGAGGCTGCTGAAGAAGTTCAGGCAGCTATGGTGCAGCATATGTGGAGTGAAGAGGACAAACGGTTCTGTCGCATGGCCACGCGCACCGCAGATGGTTACAAGTTAGACATGACGATTGACGCAGCTATGTATGGTATTTTCGCCTTCGGCGCACTGCCACCACATGACCCTAAAGTGAAAGCAACTATGGATGCCATTCGCGACCGCTTGTGGATCAAGTCTGATGTCGGTGGTTGTGCTCGCTATGAGAACGACTACTACCATCAAGTTTCGCAAGACGTCGCCAACGTGCCTGGAAACCCATGGTTCATTTGCACCATGTGGCTGGCTCAATACGACATTGCCGCAGCTAAGTCGCAAGAAGGTTTGCGAGAAGCTGTGAAAATGCTGGAGTGGGTTGCCGATCATGCTTTGCCGTCAGGAGTGCTGGCAGAGCAGGTTCATCCATACACCAACGATCCGCTTTCGGTCTCACCTCTGACCTGGAGCCACGCGACTTTCGTCATGTGTGTGCTTGAATACATTGAGAAACGGCGAGTGCTGATGCAGGAAAACATCTTCGCGCATACCATTGCACCGATGTAG
- a CDS encoding ABC transporter ATP-binding protein translates to MFSGGPPVHLMWSNMFNPEKPRVKKPVEWKRIAKLFQAYWKQEVQVIVAILVGALLGLIPPLCTLRLIDTAIPRGDFGAVCFYVGGMIASALLAGLVGVYQGYLNSLVGEGIVRDIRSSLVSHLHRMPLEFFTSTKTGEIMNRVSSDVDSIDNVVTGTMVTVVTNVFIFTTTLVTVFLLNWRLALLSVGIIPFMIFPIWPVGRRMYDVRKKTRQKRDEIEALTQETLSISGITLIKSFVREPYEHERFFNVGTDLMKLEINLAMVGRWFLMLITAMVVIGPAAVWLLGGWLAIQKSVTIGVVVTFTTLLNRLYGPASALAGVQVQIVGALAVFERIFEYLDMPEEKSDVEGALLLEHVEGKVEFNHVHFSYSENRKALNDISFTIEPGQMVAFVGPSGAGKTTITQLVLRFYDTEEGSVLVDGHNVKDVNLQSLRSHIGIVTQETYLFHDTIENNLKYARAGATESELISAAQAANIHDFIMGLPEGYKTVVGERGHKLSGGERQRLAIARVLLKNPKILILDEATSALDSVNEALIQQAFVPLMQGRTSLVIAHRLSTILAADKICVVEQGRLVEFGTHSDLIALDGVYASLYRQQFRERDAEKGIELKQA, encoded by the coding sequence ATGTTTAGCGGCGGTCCACCAGTCCACTTGATGTGGTCCAACATGTTCAACCCCGAGAAACCGCGGGTTAAGAAGCCAGTTGAGTGGAAACGAATCGCTAAGCTGTTTCAGGCATATTGGAAACAGGAAGTTCAGGTCATTGTGGCGATTCTGGTGGGCGCGCTGCTGGGGTTGATTCCACCTCTTTGTACACTTCGGTTGATTGATACTGCCATTCCACGAGGTGATTTTGGAGCCGTTTGTTTTTACGTAGGTGGAATGATCGCTTCTGCGCTTCTGGCAGGACTGGTCGGTGTTTACCAGGGCTATTTGAATTCTCTTGTCGGTGAGGGCATAGTACGAGACATTCGCTCGTCGCTTGTTTCACATCTGCATCGAATGCCGCTTGAATTTTTCACCAGCACTAAAACTGGTGAAATTATGAATCGCGTTTCCAGCGATGTGGACAGCATTGACAATGTTGTTACCGGCACGATGGTTACTGTAGTCACTAATGTATTCATTTTTACGACTACGCTGGTTACTGTTTTTCTGTTGAATTGGCGTCTGGCGCTTCTTTCAGTGGGAATTATTCCATTTATGATTTTTCCTATCTGGCCGGTCGGGCGGCGCATGTACGACGTGAGGAAGAAGACACGACAGAAGCGTGATGAGATCGAAGCTCTCACACAGGAAACTCTCTCCATATCTGGTATCACTTTGATCAAGTCATTTGTTCGTGAGCCATATGAGCACGAACGATTCTTCAATGTCGGCACTGATTTGATGAAGCTGGAAATCAATCTAGCTATGGTGGGGCGCTGGTTCCTGATGCTGATCACCGCTATGGTCGTTATTGGACCTGCTGCAGTGTGGCTCCTGGGCGGTTGGCTTGCTATCCAGAAATCGGTGACGATTGGCGTGGTTGTGACTTTCACTACTTTGCTGAACAGGTTGTATGGACCTGCTTCTGCACTTGCTGGCGTGCAGGTGCAGATAGTCGGTGCCCTGGCGGTCTTTGAGCGCATTTTCGAATATCTGGACATGCCGGAAGAAAAGTCTGACGTTGAAGGCGCTCTGTTGTTGGAGCACGTGGAAGGAAAAGTCGAGTTCAACCATGTGCACTTTTCTTATTCGGAAAATCGAAAAGCCTTGAACGATATTTCCTTTACTATAGAGCCTGGACAGATGGTTGCATTCGTCGGTCCTTCAGGTGCTGGCAAGACGACAATCACTCAGTTGGTGCTTCGCTTTTATGATACGGAGGAAGGCTCGGTTCTCGTCGATGGTCACAACGTCAAGGATGTAAATCTTCAGTCGCTGCGCTCACACATCGGCATCGTCACACAGGAAACCTACCTTTTCCACGACACCATCGAAAATAATCTCAAGTATGCACGAGCTGGTGCCACTGAGTCAGAATTGATCAGTGCCGCTCAAGCAGCCAACATCCACGATTTTATTATGGGACTGCCGGAGGGCTATAAAACTGTAGTGGGCGAGCGCGGGCATAAGTTGAGTGGTGGTGAACGGCAACGTCTGGCAATCGCTCGGGTGCTCTTGAAAAATCCGAAAATCTTGATTTTGGACGAGGCTACCAGCGCTCTCGATTCGGTGAACGAAGCCCTGATTCAGCAAGCGTTCGTGCCTCTTATGCAGGGACGTACTAGTCTCGTTATCGCTCACCGACTGTCAACGATCCTCGCTGCCGACAAGATTTGTGTGGTTGAGCAAGGGCGGTTGGTTGAATTCGGCACTCATTCGGATTTAATCGCGCTTGACGGCGTCTACGCAAGCCTGTATCGGCAGCAGTTCCGTGAGCGTGATGCCGAAAAAGGAATTGAACTAAAGCAAGCGTGA